Proteins encoded together in one Balneolaceae bacterium window:
- the pyrR gene encoding bifunctional pyr operon transcriptional regulator/uracil phosphoribosyltransferase PyrR: MKKAKIMSADELNRTYLRFAHQFLEPHDDPSRLAIIGMQTRGVPIAKRILSHLQEAFGVSPDFGILDVTFYRDDFRTKLKMPGVKVTEIPFDLYDRDIVLVDDVLYTGRTVRSAMDAVMDYGRPNSIRFCCMVDRGHRQLPISADYVGIRVPTHTNEEVRVKVRELDGEDAVYVVENRQEDGHG; this comes from the coding sequence GTGAAAAAAGCCAAAATCATGTCGGCCGATGAGCTGAATCGCACCTATCTGCGATTCGCCCACCAGTTCCTGGAGCCGCACGACGACCCCTCGAGGCTGGCCATTATCGGCATGCAGACCCGCGGAGTGCCCATCGCCAAGCGCATACTCTCCCACCTGCAGGAAGCTTTCGGTGTGAGCCCCGACTTCGGCATCCTCGATGTGACCTTCTACCGGGACGACTTCCGCACCAAACTGAAGATGCCGGGCGTTAAGGTGACCGAAATTCCCTTTGACCTCTACGACCGCGATATTGTGCTGGTGGACGATGTCCTATATACGGGCCGAACGGTACGTTCAGCCATGGACGCGGTGATGGATTACGGACGCCCCAACAGCATCCGCTTCTGCTGCATGGTGGACCGGGGTCACCGCCAGCTGCCCATCTCGGCCGACTACGTGGGCATCCGCGTTCCTACCCATACCAACGAGGAGGTGCGCGTGAAGGTGCGCGAGCTGGATGGAGAGGACGCCGTCTATGTGGTGGAAAACAGGCAGGAGGATGGCCATGGCTGA
- a CDS encoding aspartate carbamoyltransferase catalytic subunit — MAEDTVPSQDYPFEQPHLLGLADYSREDILYVLDQARYFREILDRPVPKVPTLRDKTIVNLFYEESTRTRLSFELAQKRMGADVVNFATGGSSVKKGESLKDTIRNISSMKIDMVVVRHQSPGVPHFLTRVVDATIINAGDGAHEHPTQALLDMFTMRQVHPDLENRHVAIIGDIAHSRVVRSNIIGLRKLGAEVTVCGPPTFMPVYVKDLGVNVSHNLEDTLSRCDIAMALRIQLERQEGQTGLFPSIREYHELFGIKRSHLERFPDFTVMHPGPVNRGVELESEVADSDRSIILSQVTNGVAVRMAVLYLLSGGTRI; from the coding sequence ATGGCTGAGGACACCGTACCTTCGCAGGACTACCCTTTCGAGCAGCCCCACCTGCTGGGTCTGGCGGACTACAGCCGTGAGGACATTCTCTATGTGCTGGACCAGGCCAGATACTTTCGTGAAATCCTGGACCGGCCCGTCCCCAAGGTGCCCACCCTTCGCGACAAGACCATCGTAAATCTCTTCTACGAAGAAAGCACGCGCACGCGGCTTTCCTTCGAGCTGGCTCAGAAACGCATGGGGGCCGACGTGGTGAATTTTGCCACGGGAGGGTCCAGCGTCAAGAAGGGAGAGTCGCTCAAGGACACCATCCGCAATATTTCATCCATGAAGATCGATATGGTGGTGGTTCGCCACCAGAGTCCGGGCGTCCCCCATTTTCTGACGAGGGTGGTCGACGCCACCATCATCAATGCCGGCGACGGCGCCCACGAGCATCCCACACAGGCGCTGCTGGATATGTTCACCATGCGCCAGGTGCATCCCGACCTGGAAAACCGGCACGTCGCCATCATCGGCGATATCGCCCATAGCCGGGTGGTACGCTCCAATATCATAGGCCTCCGCAAGCTGGGGGCCGAGGTGACCGTATGCGGTCCCCCCACCTTCATGCCCGTCTACGTGAAGGATCTGGGCGTCAACGTCTCCCACAACCTGGAGGATACTCTTTCACGATGTGATATTGCCATGGCCCTCCGCATTCAGCTGGAGCGCCAGGAGGGACAGACGGGGCTTTTCCCCAGCATTCGCGAATACCACGAGCTCTTCGGCATCAAGCGCAGCCACCTGGAGCGCTTCCCCGATTTTACGGTGATGCACCCCGGGCCTGTCAACCGCGGCGTGGAGCTGGAAAGCGAGGTGGCCGACAGCGACCGCTCCATCATCCTCAGCCAGGTCACCAATGGCGTGGCGGTGCGCATGGCGGTGCTATATCTTCTCAGCGGAGGAACGCGGATCTAG
- a CDS encoding DMT family transporter yields the protein MLNKRTLVETALLLVAFIWALNFSVIKASLVWMEPFPFNGLRFLFATAAVWGALWWKGQKIRVPRKDWLPLLGMGLMGNLLYQGLFIIGIDYTLSANAAVMLGTIPVWVALFSHLAGTERMNLVKGLGVLFAFGGILFILSGGENELSLGSDTFTGDLIIILAAMVWGAFTMMSKPFLERYTPIQFSVIVTSVGCVALMGAGLPGLLRIEWSAVPAAAWGGVIYSGLLSIGVAYVIWNYGIQTVGAVHTSTYQNLVPVMGLLFGVLLLGEHLSLMQYGGSGLVVCGIVLARWKKNRGGRGRKPAERST from the coding sequence TTGCTGAACAAACGCACGCTGGTCGAAACCGCCCTGCTACTGGTAGCCTTTATCTGGGCCCTCAACTTCTCCGTCATCAAGGCGAGCCTGGTCTGGATGGAGCCCTTTCCTTTTAACGGCCTTCGCTTCCTCTTTGCCACGGCCGCGGTCTGGGGCGCCCTGTGGTGGAAAGGCCAAAAGATTCGGGTGCCGCGAAAAGACTGGCTGCCCCTGCTGGGTATGGGACTCATGGGCAACCTGCTCTACCAGGGACTCTTTATTATAGGCATCGACTACACCCTCTCGGCCAACGCGGCGGTCATGCTGGGCACCATCCCCGTTTGGGTGGCCCTCTTCTCCCACCTGGCGGGCACCGAACGCATGAATCTGGTCAAGGGACTGGGCGTGCTTTTCGCCTTCGGAGGCATCCTGTTTATACTGTCTGGAGGGGAAAACGAGCTCAGCCTGGGATCGGACACCTTCACCGGCGATCTGATCATCATCCTGGCGGCCATGGTCTGGGGGGCTTTTACCATGATGTCCAAACCCTTCCTGGAGCGCTACACCCCCATCCAGTTTTCGGTCATCGTAACCTCGGTGGGCTGCGTGGCCCTGATGGGCGCCGGACTTCCCGGCCTGCTGCGTATCGAATGGAGCGCGGTGCCGGCCGCAGCCTGGGGCGGGGTGATCTACAGCGGACTCCTTTCCATCGGGGTGGCCTACGTGATCTGGAACTACGGCATTCAGACCGTGGGCGCCGTACACACCTCCACCTACCAGAACCTGGTACCGGTCATGGGACTTCTTTTCGGCGTGCTGCTGCTGGGCGAACATCTCAGCCTGATGCAGTACGGGGGCTCGGGACTGGTGGTCTGCGGTATCGTGCTCGCCCGGTGGAAGAAGAACCGGGGCGGCCGCGGGAGGAAGCCTGCGGAGCGAAGTACCTAG
- a CDS encoding TolC family protein, translating into MKINVRIAALSAAWLLALTGWSAAPQAARAQSSIDSTLTLPQAIRVALANNNQIKRSLLSLENADEQVRTAWSEVLPEVSGSASFSRNIELPVFFFPQNPSDPDSPLRAIQAGEDNNWNAGLTVEQTLFRGEAFVGIGTSELFRAAQAEGLRATTQQIVTDTRIAYYDVLIAEEELRLQQETVSRLRENLRENRARHEAGLVDAYQVLQVEVQLGNQEPQLTQASYAVRQAYRRLKLVLGLPLELNLAVRGDLGAYALVGGEEMTPENQHLREVDGLTPFTWQAEDDDEVVAGMRGDLRVLDRRNELKAKEIRAIKSRFLPTLTTSYNLGWRAEEPGVPTFFGSGDNRVRTQSLMLNLSVPLFDGFARVASLNIARIEKRDLELQRLQTLRQASSEIATAREALQQALETESARRRVVDQAREGYRRAKARLENGLGSQLDLTEAEFQLRQAEVNYASMVYSYLAAKARFDLATGMVPYVDGPSSERD; encoded by the coding sequence ATGAAAATAAACGTACGCATCGCTGCACTGTCGGCGGCATGGCTGTTGGCGCTGACGGGCTGGAGCGCGGCGCCGCAGGCGGCTCGCGCGCAATCCTCTATAGACTCCACGCTCACCCTGCCCCAGGCCATACGGGTGGCCCTGGCGAACAACAATCAGATCAAACGCTCCCTGCTCTCACTGGAGAACGCCGATGAGCAGGTGCGCACGGCCTGGAGCGAAGTGTTACCCGAGGTTTCGGGTTCAGCCTCTTTCTCGCGCAATATTGAGCTTCCGGTCTTTTTCTTTCCCCAGAATCCCTCCGATCCCGATTCCCCCCTTCGCGCCATCCAGGCAGGTGAGGACAACAACTGGAATGCCGGCCTTACCGTCGAGCAGACTCTTTTTCGGGGCGAGGCCTTTGTGGGCATCGGAACCTCCGAACTTTTTCGTGCCGCGCAGGCCGAGGGCCTGAGGGCCACCACCCAGCAGATTGTTACCGATACCCGCATCGCCTACTACGATGTGCTCATTGCCGAGGAGGAACTACGCCTGCAGCAGGAGACGGTGAGCCGGCTCCGGGAAAATCTGCGGGAGAACCGCGCGCGCCATGAAGCGGGACTCGTGGACGCCTACCAGGTACTGCAGGTGGAGGTTCAGCTGGGCAACCAGGAACCCCAGCTGACCCAGGCAAGCTATGCGGTACGACAGGCCTATCGGCGTCTTAAACTGGTGCTGGGACTGCCCCTTGAACTCAATCTTGCAGTCCGGGGTGACCTGGGCGCCTACGCCCTGGTAGGCGGGGAAGAGATGACCCCGGAAAACCAACATCTTCGGGAGGTGGACGGCCTCACGCCCTTCACCTGGCAGGCGGAGGATGACGACGAAGTGGTCGCCGGCATGAGGGGCGACCTCCGCGTGCTGGATCGCCGCAACGAGCTGAAGGCAAAAGAGATCCGCGCCATCAAAAGTCGTTTTCTCCCTACCCTGACCACCAGCTACAATCTGGGCTGGCGGGCCGAGGAGCCGGGAGTCCCTACCTTTTTCGGCAGCGGCGATAACCGGGTCCGCACCCAGAGCCTCATGCTGAATTTGAGCGTGCCTCTTTTTGACGGTTTCGCCCGTGTGGCCAGCCTCAACATCGCACGAATTGAAAAGCGGGACCTGGAACTCCAGCGCCTGCAGACTCTGCGCCAGGCCTCCAGCGAGATTGCCACGGCACGTGAGGCTCTGCAGCAGGCCCTCGAAACCGAATCCGCACGCCGCAGGGTTGTGGATCAGGCCCGGGAGGGATACCGGCGCGCGAAGGCACGCCTGGAGAATGGGCTGGGTTCCCAGCTCGACCTGACCGAGGCGGAGTTCCAGCTTCGCCAGGCCGAGGTTAACTACGCCTCCATGGTCTACAGCTACCTCGCCGCCAAGGCGCGCTTTGACCTGGCCACCGGCATGGTCCCCTACGTGGACGGGCCGTCCAGCGAACGAGATTAA
- a CDS encoding efflux RND transporter periplasmic adaptor subunit, translating into MKQAFTVTLTLVLSAGLLSGCSQPEETAPQEGVKTVNVETQTLQPASFERHLRLVGTVASRNDVRVSAEVSGRIEEVAVDRGDRVAAGQRIAKIDDSQLLREKQRLEAVTSQSRENYQRLQRLFRQDSVGSEMDYLNARYTYEQNQAALESVEVSLEKTDVRAPFGATVENIFLEQGEMATPGAPLVRLIGSDGLKVVAGVPARFADVVQREDRVEVWFDFQSSDTLELPISFVGQSIDPDARTFNIEVNLPAGGPSWKVDMVANMRLRTLLRDSVLAVGEEFVYQQQGGYVVFVLDTNDEGETVARRRSVQLGSSYENSVILESGVEAGEELITVGSSFLQEGMRVTVVERAQTSMASRN; encoded by the coding sequence ATGAAGCAGGCATTTACAGTTACCTTAACACTTGTACTTTCCGCTGGACTCCTTTCGGGCTGCTCTCAGCCCGAGGAGACCGCACCGCAGGAGGGCGTGAAAACCGTAAACGTTGAAACCCAAACTCTCCAGCCCGCCTCTTTCGAGCGCCATCTGCGCCTGGTGGGCACCGTGGCGTCGCGTAACGATGTGCGGGTGTCAGCCGAGGTGAGCGGCCGCATCGAGGAGGTCGCCGTGGACCGCGGCGACCGGGTCGCCGCCGGCCAGCGCATCGCCAAAATTGACGACAGCCAACTCCTTCGTGAAAAGCAGCGCCTGGAGGCGGTTACGTCTCAGTCGCGTGAAAATTACCAGCGACTTCAGCGGCTGTTCCGGCAGGACAGCGTGGGATCGGAAATGGACTATCTGAACGCCCGCTACACCTACGAGCAGAACCAGGCGGCCCTGGAGTCGGTGGAGGTGAGTCTTGAGAAAACCGACGTGCGCGCACCCTTCGGCGCCACCGTGGAGAATATCTTCCTGGAGCAGGGGGAGATGGCCACTCCCGGCGCCCCCCTGGTGCGTCTGATCGGCTCCGATGGGCTGAAGGTCGTGGCCGGTGTGCCCGCCCGCTTTGCCGACGTGGTGCAGCGGGAAGACCGGGTAGAGGTCTGGTTCGATTTCCAGAGCTCCGATACCCTGGAGCTCCCCATCAGCTTCGTTGGACAGAGCATCGACCCCGACGCGCGAACCTTCAACATCGAGGTAAACCTGCCGGCCGGCGGCCCCTCGTGGAAAGTGGACATGGTGGCCAACATGAGGCTGCGCACGCTGTTGCGTGACAGCGTACTGGCGGTGGGCGAGGAGTTTGTTTACCAGCAGCAGGGAGGTTACGTGGTTTTTGTACTGGACACCAACGACGAGGGCGAAACGGTGGCGCGCAGGCGTTCCGTGCAGCTGGGCTCTTCCTACGAAAACAGCGTCATCCTTGAGAGCGGCGTCGAGGCCGGCGAGGAGCTGATTACCGTGGGCTCCTCCTTCCTTCAGGAGGGCATGCGCGTAACCGTGGTTGAGCGGGCCCAGACCTCGATGGCCAGCCGGAATTAG